The Mycoplasma sp. 1654_15 genome contains a region encoding:
- a CDS encoding nucleotidyltransferase: MSIAIIAEYNPFHNGHIYQLNYVKKYFPNDKIVVILSGKYTQRGELAVADFETRKKFALKFGADEVIKLPFKYSTQAAHIFAQGAIEIIAENKIDKLIFGSESDDIDQMYFLATTIKNNFEKYNQLIKIFLKQGNSFPNASALALKELTGTVITLPNDILGFEYVKAIVFNNYNIKAYCLKRTIDFHSETPDDNFASASYLRKFIYKNEDISQYSPMKFSSIPDRIENHYPEFQKIVREKSSEELAQIHLVSEGIQNLFKKHIDAPDFDSFINRVNSKRYTSSRIKRVMLYILLQITNPDEIDI, translated from the coding sequence ATGTCAATAGCAATAATAGCAGAATATAATCCTTTTCATAATGGACATATTTATCAATTAAATTATGTTAAAAAATATTTTCCAAATGACAAAATTGTTGTAATCTTAAGTGGAAAATATACTCAAAGAGGCGAATTAGCAGTAGCAGATTTTGAAACTAGGAAAAAGTTTGCTTTAAAATTTGGAGCAGATGAGGTTATTAAATTACCTTTTAAATATTCTACCCAAGCAGCTCATATTTTTGCTCAAGGTGCAATAGAAATTATTGCAGAAAATAAAATAGATAAATTAATTTTCGGTTCTGAATCAGATGATATTGATCAAATGTATTTTTTAGCTACTACAATTAAAAATAATTTTGAAAAATATAATCAACTAATAAAAATATTTTTAAAACAAGGTAATTCTTTTCCAAATGCTTCAGCACTAGCTCTTAAAGAATTAACAGGCACAGTTATTACTTTACCTAATGATATTTTAGGTTTTGAATATGTTAAAGCCATTGTTTTTAATAATTATAATATTAAAGCTTATTGCTTAAAAAGAACTATTGATTTTCACTCAGAAACCCCAGATGATAATTTTGCTTCCGCATCTTATTTACGTAAATTCATCTATAAAAATGAAGACATTTCACAATATAGTCCTATGAAATTTTCTTCTATTCCTGATAGAATCGAAAATCATTATCCAGAATTTCAAAAAATAGTTAGAGAAAAATCTTCCGAAGAATTAGCTCAAATCCATTTAGTTTCTGAAGGAATCCAAAATCTGTTTAAAAAGCATATTGATGCTCCTGATTTTGATTCTTTTATTAACAGAGTTAATTCTAAACGATATACAAGTAGTAGAATTAAAAGAGTAATGTTGTACATTTTATTGCAGATTACAAATCCTGATGAAATTGATATTTAA